In a genomic window of Bacteroidetes bacterium SB0662_bin_6:
- a CDS encoding GNAT family N-acetyltransferase gives MHETIPRRSLPGFTIRSASQDDVPLIHAFILGLARFERLEHECLATEEALQDTLFGLRPYAEVLIGEFEGTPVGFALFFHNYSTFLAKPGIYLEDIYVDPTWRGRGFGTAFLTQVADLAVARGCGRLEWSVLDWNENAIRFYERHGAVLMSEWTTMRVTGEALTALSGGTDA, from the coding sequence ATGCATGAAACTATTCCCCGGAGATCCCTTCCGGGTTTTACCATCCGGTCCGCCAGTCAGGACGATGTGCCGCTCATCCATGCCTTCATCCTGGGGCTGGCCAGATTCGAGCGGCTTGAGCACGAATGCCTGGCCACGGAAGAAGCGCTCCAGGACACCTTGTTCGGACTCCGTCCGTATGCCGAAGTGCTTATCGGTGAATTCGAGGGTACCCCAGTAGGCTTTGCGCTTTTCTTTCACAATTATTCCACCTTTCTGGCGAAGCCCGGCATTTATCTGGAAGATATCTACGTGGATCCTACTTGGCGCGGACGCGGCTTTGGCACGGCGTTTCTCACGCAGGTGGCCGATCTGGCGGTCGCCCGGGGATGCGGACGCCTTGAATGGTCCGTCCTGGACTGGAACGAAAACGCCATCCGGTTTTATGAGCGGCACGGCGCCGTATTGATGAGCGAATGGACGACCATGCGTGTGACGGGGGAAGCGCTCACTGCCCTGTCCGGCGGCACGGATGCCTGA
- a CDS encoding AAA domain-containing protein, which produces MNPQQESNGHQALERFARDLIELARKGGIDPVIGRDEEIRRVLQILSRRTKNNPVLVGEPGVGKTAIAEGLAIRIVQGDVPEGLKDKRLVALDMGTLIAGAKYRGEFEDRLKAVVKEVTESDGQVILFVDEIHTLVGAGAAEGAMDAANILKPALARGELRAIGATTLDEYRKHFEKDKALERRFQMVLVAEPTVADTISILRGIKDRYEVHHGVRIQDAAIVAAAELSHRYISDRFLPDKAIDLIDESAARLRIEIDSMPEDLDQMERQIRQLEIEREAVKRDGAQGKPERIDEQIARLEKDRNELRARWEQEKNVIRTIRDTREDMDRLRIQAENLERSGEYGRVAEIRYGQIPQAEQKIREAQAELDEIQERGALLKEEIDPEDIAEIVSRWTGIPVAKMLAGERDKLLRLEEMLEGRVVGQPEALRVVSDAVRRGRTGLQEASRPIGSFIFLGSTGTGKTELAKALAEFLFNDEHAMVRIDMSEYQERHTVSRLVGAPPGYVGYEEGGQLTEAVRRRPYSVILLDEIEKAHPEVFNVLLQVLDDGRLTDNKGRVADFRNAIVIMTSNMGSEIIQERIATTEMFDDTVLATMKEDMRNLLRQRLRPEFLNRIDEIVLFRPLGPEQIRRIVDIQYARIEALARQNQNLSLTLSDAARDRLAEQGYDPTFGARPLKRVLQQEISNKLAEEILAGRVADGDHIRIDAAPDTAGLIFETVGHATAEEVF; this is translated from the coding sequence ATGAATCCCCAACAGGAAAGCAATGGGCATCAGGCCCTCGAGCGCTTTGCCCGCGATCTCATCGAGCTGGCAAGGAAGGGCGGTATCGACCCCGTGATCGGGCGTGACGAGGAAATTCGGCGCGTCCTGCAGATTCTTTCCCGCCGGACCAAGAACAATCCTGTGCTGGTCGGGGAACCCGGGGTCGGGAAAACGGCGATTGCGGAAGGACTGGCCATTCGCATCGTACAGGGCGATGTGCCGGAAGGGCTCAAGGACAAGCGGTTGGTTGCGCTCGATATGGGCACGCTGATCGCGGGGGCCAAGTACCGCGGCGAATTCGAGGACCGGCTGAAAGCCGTCGTCAAGGAAGTCACCGAATCGGATGGACAGGTCATTCTGTTCGTCGACGAAATTCATACGCTGGTGGGCGCAGGGGCTGCGGAAGGCGCCATGGATGCCGCGAACATTCTGAAGCCCGCGCTCGCCCGCGGCGAGTTGCGCGCCATTGGGGCAACTACTCTGGACGAGTACCGCAAACACTTCGAAAAGGACAAGGCGCTGGAACGCCGCTTCCAGATGGTGCTGGTTGCGGAGCCGACCGTAGCCGATACCATTTCCATCCTGCGCGGCATCAAGGATCGCTACGAGGTGCATCACGGCGTCAGGATCCAGGATGCCGCCATCGTAGCGGCGGCCGAACTTAGCCACCGGTACATCTCCGATCGTTTTCTGCCCGACAAGGCTATTGATCTGATTGACGAATCGGCGGCCCGGCTTCGGATAGAGATCGATTCCATGCCGGAGGACCTGGATCAGATGGAACGGCAGATCCGACAACTGGAAATCGAACGGGAAGCCGTCAAGCGGGACGGCGCGCAAGGCAAACCCGAGCGAATTGACGAACAGATCGCCAGGCTCGAGAAAGACCGCAACGAACTCCGGGCGCGCTGGGAACAGGAAAAGAACGTTATCCGGACGATTCGGGATACCCGGGAGGATATGGATCGGCTTCGTATCCAGGCGGAAAACCTCGAGCGCAGCGGCGAGTACGGCCGCGTGGCGGAAATTCGTTACGGACAGATTCCGCAGGCCGAACAGAAAATCCGGGAAGCACAGGCTGAACTCGACGAAATCCAGGAGCGGGGCGCGCTGCTGAAAGAGGAAATCGATCCGGAAGACATCGCAGAGATCGTGTCGCGGTGGACCGGGATTCCGGTGGCGAAAATGCTCGCCGGCGAACGGGATAAACTGTTGCGGCTCGAGGAAATGCTGGAAGGCCGCGTGGTCGGACAGCCCGAAGCGCTTCGGGTCGTTTCGGACGCGGTGCGCCGGGGACGAACCGGATTACAGGAGGCGTCGCGTCCGATCGGGAGTTTTATTTTCCTGGGTTCCACCGGTACGGGCAAGACCGAACTTGCGAAAGCCCTCGCCGAGTTCCTGTTCAACGACGAGCACGCCATGGTCCGCATCGACATGAGCGAATACCAGGAACGACACACGGTCAGCCGTCTGGTGGGCGCCCCTCCGGGGTACGTCGGGTATGAAGAGGGGGGACAGCTTACCGAAGCGGTGCGCCGCCGGCCGTATTCCGTGATCCTGCTCGATGAAATCGAGAAGGCGCATCCCGAAGTGTTCAATGTATTGCTGCAGGTGCTCGATGACGGGCGTCTGACCGATAACAAGGGCCGCGTAGCCGATTTCCGTAATGCGATCGTCATCATGACGAGCAATATGGGTTCCGAGATCATACAGGAACGCATTGCAACTACCGAGATGTTCGATGATACGGTGCTTGCGACCATGAAGGAGGACATGAGAAACCTGCTCAGGCAACGGCTCAGACCGGAATTCCTTAACCGGATCGACGAAATCGTTCTGTTCCGTCCTCTTGGTCCAGAACAGATACGCCGCATCGTGGATATACAGTATGCCCGGATCGAGGCGCTCGCCCGGCAGAACCAGAACCTTTCACTCACGCTGTCCGACGCTGCGCGGGATCGGCTGGCCGAGCAGGGCTACGATCCGACGTTCGGCGCGCGTCCGCTGAAGCGCGTACTGCAACAGGAAATTTCGAATAAACTCGCGGAAGAAATTCTGGCCGGGCGCGTTGCAGACGGAGATCACATACGCATTGACGCGGCCCCGGACACGGCGGGATTGATCTTCGAAACCGTCGGCCATGCTACGGCTGAAGAAGTTTTTTAG
- a CDS encoding DUF493 domain-containing protein, with the protein MKNVPAEEDAWWRHFQELLDDQIDFPDEYLFKFIVPAHSLDALKNIFGRHPVTVRASSKGRYLSVTAKMEMHSSDEIVALYQAAAKVDQVMML; encoded by the coding sequence ATGAAAAACGTACCGGCGGAAGAAGATGCCTGGTGGCGTCATTTCCAGGAACTTCTGGATGACCAGATTGATTTTCCCGACGAGTATCTGTTCAAGTTCATTGTGCCTGCCCACAGTCTGGACGCGCTCAAGAACATCTTCGGGCGGCACCCGGTTACGGTACGGGCTTCGTCCAAAGGACGGTATCTCAGCGTGACGGCGAAAATGGAAATGCATTCCAGCGATGAGATCGTCGCCCTGTATCAGGCGGCCGCAAAAGTGGATCAGGTAATGATGCTCTGA
- a CDS encoding mannonate dehydratase, whose translation MQLTFRWYGPGDPVSPAYIRQIPRMTGIVSSLQDCAPGEAWPRENVRALRETIEAAGLRFSVVESINIHENIKLGRPDRDELIARYGQSVEAVAAEGVPVICYNFMPVFDWLRTDLAMPQPDGSTALRFDQKDMEAIDFSAGTQDLPGWHAAYTGEEVTALRAAYAECSEEELWDNLAYFLERIVPVAERAGVRLAIHPDDPPWSVAGFPRIITSGDALKRVTQLVDSEANGVTLCTGSLGANPAEAARLPETIRSLAGRIHFVHARNVTHLGDRSFQESVHPDGDVDMAAVMEALLEIGFDGPARPDHGRMIWGEEGLAGYGLYDRALGAAYMAGLWDATVRRAA comes from the coding sequence ATGCAACTGACGTTCAGATGGTATGGCCCGGGCGATCCGGTATCCCCGGCGTACATCCGGCAAATTCCCCGCATGACGGGTATTGTAAGCTCACTGCAGGATTGCGCGCCGGGCGAGGCATGGCCGCGGGAAAACGTGCGGGCGCTGCGCGAGACCATCGAGGCGGCGGGGCTGCGTTTCTCGGTGGTAGAGTCGATCAACATACACGAAAACATCAAACTGGGCCGGCCGGATCGGGATGAATTGATCGCCCGGTACGGGCAAAGCGTGGAAGCGGTAGCTGCGGAAGGCGTGCCGGTCATCTGCTACAATTTCATGCCGGTTTTCGACTGGCTGCGCACGGATCTGGCGATGCCGCAACCGGATGGATCGACCGCGCTCCGGTTCGATCAGAAGGACATGGAAGCCATCGATTTTTCCGCGGGAACGCAGGATCTCCCGGGGTGGCATGCCGCCTATACGGGCGAAGAAGTCACCGCGTTGCGCGCCGCGTACGCCGAATGCTCGGAAGAGGAGCTTTGGGATAATCTGGCGTACTTCCTGGAGCGCATCGTGCCTGTAGCCGAGCGGGCCGGTGTGCGCCTTGCCATTCACCCCGACGATCCGCCCTGGTCCGTGGCGGGATTTCCGCGGATTATCACGAGCGGCGACGCACTGAAACGGGTTACGCAACTGGTAGACAGCGAAGCGAACGGCGTGACGTTGTGCACCGGTTCGCTGGGCGCAAATCCTGCCGAAGCCGCCCGGCTGCCGGAAACGATTCGTTCGCTGGCGGGGCGCATTCATTTTGTGCATGCACGCAACGTCACTCATCTCGGAGATCGGTCTTTCCAGGAAAGCGTACATCCCGATGGCGATGTCGATATGGCGGCCGTGATGGAGGCCCTGCTGGAAATCGGATTCGACGGCCCGGCCCGACCGGATCACGGGCGCATGATCTGGGGAGAGGAAGGATTGGCAGGGTACGGTTTGTATGATCGCGCGCTGGGAGCTGCGTACATGGCCGGGCTGTGGGACGCTACGGTGCGCAGAGCAGCCTGA
- a CDS encoding NAD(+) synthase, giving the protein MGHPFHSIYSHGFIRTAVCVPRLRVADPGYNAEQTIRLAQQASAMSAAVTVFPELGLSAYANDDLFHQDALLDSAGEAVSRVADASRDLTPVLVVGAPLRFDAALFNCAVVIYRGEVLGIVPKSYLPNYAEFYEKRQFTRAASALRSEVPFRNAAVPFGSDLIFETPCLEHFTLHVELCEDLWVPIPPSTYAALGGACVLVNLSASNSTIGKAEYRRGLCAMQSGKCVATYLYAGAGPGESTTDLAWDGHGMIWENGRLLAETERFSPEGQMMLADVDLELLAQNRMRLTSFHDAAGDHRDRVRAIRRIPFDFRIPKGDIPLRRVVERFPYVPSDPATLDERCQEACNIQVHGLMQRLQSTGIERIVIGVSGGLDSTQALLVAARAMDNLGRPREHILAYTMPGFATSDRTLANARSLMHALGVTAGEIDIRPAAMQTFRDIGHPFANDEPVYDVTFENVQAGARTSHLFRLANLHNGLVLGTGDLSELALGWTTYGVGDHMSHYNVNASVPKTLVQHLIRWTIGSGAFDEPVAGVLQSVLDTEISPELVPQENGNADEPHQRTEEVVGPFDLQDFNLYYVTRYGFRPAKVAFLSHHAWGSAPEHHEDAEAEGLAARTYTLTEIKHWLGVFLYRFFKISQFKRSAMPNGPKVGSGGSLSPRGDWRAPSDSEAEVWIEALQRDVPDK; this is encoded by the coding sequence ATGGGACATCCCTTTCACTCGATTTATTCGCACGGCTTCATCCGGACCGCTGTGTGCGTGCCGCGTTTGCGCGTGGCCGATCCGGGCTATAATGCCGAGCAAACGATCCGGCTTGCCCAGCAGGCTTCCGCGATGTCGGCGGCGGTAACCGTGTTCCCCGAACTCGGATTGTCGGCGTACGCCAACGATGACCTGTTCCACCAGGATGCCCTTCTCGACAGCGCGGGGGAAGCCGTATCCCGCGTGGCGGATGCTTCGCGCGACCTGACCCCGGTGCTCGTGGTCGGCGCGCCCCTGCGCTTCGACGCCGCGCTATTCAACTGTGCAGTAGTGATCTACCGGGGAGAGGTGCTGGGTATCGTCCCGAAGAGTTACCTGCCGAACTACGCCGAGTTCTACGAAAAGCGGCAGTTTACGCGCGCCGCTTCCGCGCTGCGGAGCGAGGTCCCATTCCGGAACGCCGCCGTTCCGTTCGGAAGCGACCTGATTTTCGAGACGCCCTGCCTGGAGCATTTTACGCTCCATGTGGAATTGTGCGAGGACCTGTGGGTGCCTATTCCTCCGAGTACGTATGCGGCGCTGGGCGGAGCTTGCGTGCTGGTGAACCTCTCCGCAAGCAACAGCACTATCGGCAAGGCGGAATACCGGCGCGGGCTGTGCGCAATGCAATCGGGCAAGTGCGTTGCCACGTACCTCTACGCGGGAGCGGGGCCGGGCGAATCCACGACGGATCTGGCCTGGGACGGGCACGGCATGATCTGGGAAAACGGGCGGCTGCTCGCGGAAACGGAGCGGTTTTCGCCGGAAGGGCAGATGATGCTGGCGGATGTGGATCTCGAATTGCTGGCGCAAAACCGGATGCGCCTGACCAGTTTTCACGACGCGGCAGGCGATCACCGGGATCGGGTGCGGGCAATCCGGCGCATCCCCTTCGATTTCAGGATTCCGAAAGGAGATATCCCGCTGCGGCGCGTGGTAGAACGGTTTCCGTACGTACCAAGCGATCCGGCCACGCTGGACGAGCGCTGTCAGGAAGCCTGTAACATTCAGGTGCATGGCCTGATGCAGCGGTTGCAGAGCACCGGCATCGAACGCATTGTCATCGGGGTATCGGGAGGACTCGATTCGACGCAGGCGCTGCTTGTGGCGGCCCGGGCCATGGACAATCTGGGACGCCCCAGAGAGCACATTCTGGCCTATACGATGCCCGGGTTCGCCACGAGCGACCGGACGCTGGCGAATGCGCGGTCGCTCATGCACGCACTGGGAGTTACTGCGGGAGAGATCGACATCCGGCCCGCCGCCATGCAGACGTTTCGCGACATCGGCCATCCGTTTGCCAACGATGAGCCGGTGTACGACGTAACGTTCGAAAACGTGCAGGCAGGAGCCCGCACATCTCATCTTTTCCGGCTGGCCAACCTGCACAATGGCCTTGTGCTGGGCACCGGCGACCTGAGCGAACTGGCGCTGGGATGGACCACATACGGCGTCGGCGACCACATGTCGCATTACAACGTCAATGCGTCCGTTCCCAAGACTCTGGTCCAGCATCTCATCCGCTGGACGATAGGATCCGGCGCATTTGATGAACCCGTCGCCGGTGTGCTGCAATCCGTGCTGGATACAGAAATTTCCCCGGAACTCGTTCCGCAAGAGAACGGGAATGCCGACGAGCCGCACCAGCGCACGGAGGAGGTTGTGGGGCCGTTCGATTTGCAGGATTTCAATTTGTATTACGTCACGCGGTACGGTTTCCGGCCTGCAAAGGTCGCGTTCCTGAGCCATCATGCCTGGGGCAGCGCCCCGGAACATCATGAGGATGCGGAAGCGGAGGGATTGGCGGCACGCACGTACACCCTTACTGAGATCAAGCACTGGCTGGGCGTATTCCTGTACCGCTTCTTCAAAATCAGCCAGTTCAAGCGTTCGGCCATGCCCAACGGGCCGAAGGTGGGGTCCGGCGGTTCACTTTCTCCGCGCGGCGACTGGCGGGCGCCGAGCGATTCGGAAGCCGAGGTATGGATCGAGGCGCTCCAGCGGGACGTGCCTGATAAATAG
- the pgl gene encoding 6-phosphogluconolactonase — protein MKRRLETYEHLDALSHAALRMIRAKARAGAPCSICLSGGSTPERLFSLLGGAEGRSLPWPDIRLFWADERFVPEDHPGNNFRAARRLLVDRVPISEANVHPVNTSLDTPEAAADDYEAILRECFDPVQGKTFDVALLGIGEDGHTASLFPGYTPAQDRWAVAVEGPAYRPPRERITLTPAVLNQAETVVFMVAGAAKRETLRRILDNDPALPASHICGLQETVILADATAAPHSPA, from the coding sequence ATGAAACGACGGCTGGAAACGTACGAACACCTCGATGCGCTGAGTCATGCGGCCTTGCGCATGATTCGCGCGAAGGCGCGTGCGGGCGCGCCGTGCAGTATCTGCCTTTCCGGCGGATCGACGCCGGAGCGTCTTTTTTCGTTGCTCGGCGGTGCGGAAGGGCGTTCGCTGCCATGGCCCGACATCCGATTGTTCTGGGCCGATGAGCGATTTGTACCGGAAGATCATCCCGGCAATAATTTCCGGGCGGCCCGGCGCCTGTTGGTTGACCGCGTACCGATTTCGGAGGCAAACGTGCATCCGGTAAACACTTCACTGGATACGCCCGAAGCCGCTGCGGACGACTACGAAGCCATCCTTCGCGAATGCTTCGACCCTGTCCAGGGCAAGACGTTCGATGTGGCGCTGCTCGGCATCGGAGAGGATGGACACACGGCTTCGCTGTTTCCGGGATATACACCGGCACAGGACCGCTGGGCCGTGGCGGTAGAGGGGCCTGCCTACAGGCCGCCGAGGGAACGGATCACGCTCACTCCCGCCGTGCTCAATCAGGCGGAAACGGTGGTGTTTATGGTTGCAGGGGCAGCCAAGCGGGAAACGCTTCGGCGCATTCTTGACAACGATCCGGCTCTGCCCGCCTCGCATATCTGCGGGCTTCAGGAGACGGTGATTCTTGCGGATGCCACGGCGGCTCCACATTCGCCGGCGTGA
- a CDS encoding nitroreductase family protein produces MKLQPVSYSPDEAIERAQRFAEDMARRRTVRHFDTRPIPDEVLDAALRAAASAPSGANRQPWRFVVVRDAGIKSKIRTAAEAEEHEFYTRRATPEWLEALVPFETNEHKPFLEEAPVLIAIFLERYGLDEDGKRIKNYYALESVGIATGFLIAALHHAGVATLTHTPSPMGFLNEILDRPRNETPFLLLVAGYPIEDAEVPDIEKLPFDTVVRYVG; encoded by the coding sequence ATGAAACTCCAGCCTGTTTCCTACTCCCCGGACGAGGCGATCGAGCGCGCGCAGCGCTTCGCGGAAGATATGGCGCGTCGCCGCACCGTTCGTCATTTCGACACCCGGCCCATCCCGGACGAGGTGCTTGACGCCGCGTTACGCGCTGCGGCCTCCGCACCGAGCGGCGCGAATCGTCAGCCATGGCGTTTCGTGGTCGTGCGCGATGCCGGAATAAAGTCCAAAATCCGCACGGCGGCGGAAGCCGAAGAGCATGAATTCTACACCCGGCGGGCTACCCCCGAATGGCTGGAAGCGCTGGTTCCGTTCGAAACGAACGAACACAAACCGTTTCTCGAAGAAGCCCCGGTGCTCATCGCCATTTTTCTCGAACGCTATGGACTGGACGAGGACGGCAAACGCATCAAGAATTACTACGCGTTGGAATCGGTGGGCATTGCCACCGGCTTTTTGATCGCGGCGCTGCACCATGCGGGTGTTGCTACCCTTACGCACACGCCCAGCCCCATGGGTTTTCTGAACGAGATTCTGGACAGGCCGCGCAACGAAACCCCGTTTTTGCTGCTCGTAGCGGGCTATCCGATCGAGGATGCCGAAGTACCGGATATCGAAAAACTGCCGTTCGACACGGTGGTCCGTTATGTGGGGTGA
- a CDS encoding DinB family protein, which produces MALNLMERRPHSDEYGDFYRPYIAAVPDGPIMATLDGQRNDLARVTANVSPDRERYRYAPGKWSVREMVGHLTDSERMFAMRAMVFARGDKTHYPGFDENEYAAASGADERTLAELVKEWDAARHATVLLFKGLPDDAWDRRGHASGFEFSVRSMAWITAGHTQHHLGMLRERYL; this is translated from the coding sequence ATGGCTTTAAATCTCATGGAACGCAGACCCCACAGCGACGAGTACGGTGATTTTTATCGGCCGTATATAGCAGCGGTCCCGGATGGCCCGATCATGGCCACCCTTGATGGGCAGCGTAATGATCTGGCCCGTGTGACGGCGAACGTGTCCCCCGACCGCGAGCGGTACCGTTATGCACCGGGCAAGTGGTCCGTGCGCGAGATGGTGGGACACCTGACCGACAGCGAGCGGATGTTTGCGATGAGGGCGATGGTCTTTGCCCGGGGCGACAAGACGCACTATCCGGGATTCGACGAGAACGAATACGCTGCCGCGTCGGGCGCGGACGAGAGAACTCTTGCGGAACTGGTCAAGGAGTGGGATGCGGCGCGGCACGCCACCGTGTTACTGTTCAAGGGGCTGCCGGATGACGCATGGGATCGTCGCGGACACGCCAGCGGTTTCGAGTTCTCGGTCCGGAGCATGGCCTGGATCACCGCCGGCCACACGCAGCATCATCTTGGGATGCTGCGGGAGCGGTATCTTTGA
- a CDS encoding ArgE/DapE family deacylase: MAKTGRMSHSTGHNPGLIRADPVAMTQHLVRIPSVNPLLEDGGDGEGAVAALVAGWLDDWGYRLTVVEVAPGRHNVVARRGAGAGPSLLLNGHMDTVGVAGMAEPFSGAIREGRIYGRGSADMKSGVACALAVAAELAEADIPGELIIALTADEEHASAGMAALVADGVGADAAVVCEPTSLTVMPAHKGFFWIDVHVKGRAAHGSRPELGVDAIAHMGHLLVAFEEEANRLARETDHALLGTASLHAGTIKGGSAPSVYPDRCHLVVERRTLPGETADSVMAEMEEVLARAGERCPGLEVRVDRGLFRAATEVPVSSPLVAGLREACMRSDLPGTLKGMSAWVDACFLNEHGTPAVCFGPGSIAQAHAAVEWVSVTEVETCTRILTDFARWFLLR, from the coding sequence ATGGCGAAAACCGGACGCATGTCCCACTCGACCGGACACAACCCCGGCCTGATCCGCGCCGATCCGGTCGCAATGACGCAGCACCTGGTCCGCATACCCTCCGTGAACCCGCTATTGGAAGACGGTGGCGACGGCGAGGGCGCCGTTGCGGCACTGGTGGCGGGGTGGCTCGACGACTGGGGTTACCGGCTAACCGTCGTCGAAGTGGCGCCCGGCCGCCACAACGTGGTGGCGCGGCGGGGCGCAGGTGCGGGGCCGTCACTTCTTCTCAACGGTCACATGGACACCGTGGGCGTGGCGGGAATGGCCGAACCCTTTTCGGGCGCGATCCGGGAAGGCCGAATATACGGGCGCGGCTCGGCCGACATGAAGTCGGGTGTGGCGTGCGCGCTCGCGGTCGCCGCGGAGCTTGCAGAAGCGGATATCCCGGGCGAATTGATCATCGCGCTAACGGCCGACGAGGAGCACGCCTCGGCAGGAATGGCGGCGCTTGTCGCAGACGGCGTGGGGGCCGATGCAGCGGTAGTCTGCGAACCCACCAGCCTGACGGTCATGCCGGCCCACAAGGGGTTTTTCTGGATCGATGTGCACGTGAAGGGCCGTGCGGCTCACGGTTCCAGACCCGAGCTCGGTGTCGACGCCATCGCGCACATGGGCCACCTTCTGGTTGCCTTCGAGGAGGAAGCAAACCGGCTTGCCCGCGAGACGGACCACGCGCTGCTGGGCACCGCATCCCTGCATGCAGGCACGATCAAGGGTGGGAGCGCGCCGTCGGTCTACCCGGATCGCTGTCATTTGGTCGTCGAGCGCCGCACACTGCCGGGGGAAACCGCCGACTCCGTTATGGCCGAGATGGAGGAGGTGCTGGCGAGAGCGGGTGAGCGCTGTCCCGGGCTGGAGGTCCGGGTCGACCGGGGGCTTTTCCGCGCCGCGACCGAGGTGCCGGTTTCGTCGCCACTGGTGGCCGGCCTCAGGGAGGCGTGCATGCGATCCGACCTGCCCGGCACTCTGAAGGGGATGTCGGCCTGGGTAGACGCCTGCTTCCTGAACGAGCACGGAACCCCGGCTGTGTGCTTCGGCCCCGGCTCAATCGCGCAGGCCCACGCCGCGGTGGAATGGGTCAGCGTGACCGAGGTCGAGACATGCACACGGATCCTGACCGACTTTGCACGATGGTTCCTATTGCGGTGA
- the ppk2 gene encoding polyphosphate kinase 2, translated as MTAPTPERNELKVLLPIANIPVEIRNKVEKADRREIISASYPYRTKLRRAEYELRKAELQVELLKMQRWVKETGQRVVLLFEGRDAAGKGGTIKRFMEHLNPRSALVVALPVPSERERGQWYFQRYVECLPTSGEIVFFDRSWYNRAVVEPVMGFCTPAEHLRFLRDVASFEELLVNDGFHLFKFWFSVSREEQLRRFVSRARNPLKQWKISDVDLRSLSLWDEYTEAKKTMFAATDTKTSPWVVIKSDDKKRARLNCMRYVLEHLPYGEDASRPVRKPDKKLIGPAKKLYAPGEVW; from the coding sequence ATGACTGCCCCCACACCGGAACGCAATGAGCTGAAAGTTCTGCTGCCGATCGCCAATATCCCTGTCGAGATTCGTAATAAGGTCGAGAAGGCGGACAGGCGAGAGATCATCAGCGCGTCCTACCCGTACAGGACCAAGCTCCGCCGCGCAGAGTACGAGCTCCGGAAGGCGGAACTGCAGGTCGAGTTGCTGAAGATGCAGCGATGGGTTAAGGAGACGGGCCAGCGGGTCGTGCTGCTTTTCGAGGGGCGCGACGCGGCCGGCAAAGGCGGGACGATCAAACGGTTCATGGAGCATCTTAACCCGCGGAGCGCCCTGGTGGTGGCGTTGCCGGTTCCTTCCGAAAGGGAGCGCGGGCAGTGGTATTTCCAGCGCTATGTGGAGTGTCTTCCGACCAGCGGGGAGATCGTTTTCTTTGACCGCTCCTGGTACAATCGGGCAGTGGTCGAGCCGGTCATGGGTTTTTGCACCCCGGCCGAACACCTCCGTTTCCTGAGGGATGTCGCGAGTTTCGAAGAATTGCTGGTCAATGACGGATTCCACCTGTTCAAGTTCTGGTTCTCGGTAAGCCGTGAGGAGCAGCTCAGGCGGTTCGTGTCGCGCGCCCGGAACCCGCTCAAACAATGGAAGATCAGTGACGTGGATCTCCGGTCGCTCTCGTTGTGGGACGAGTACACGGAGGCGAAGAAAACGATGTTCGCGGCTACCGATACGAAAACGTCGCCCTGGGTGGTGATCAAGTCGGACGACAAGAAGCGGGCGCGTCTTAACTGTATGCGCTACGTGCTGGAGCATCTTCCCTACGGAGAAGACGCCTCGCGGCCTGTGAGGAAACCGGACAAGAAGCTGATCGGACCGGCGAAGAAGCTGTACGCACCGGGCGAGGTGTGGTAG
- a CDS encoding glyoxalase, giving the protein MQQKTLRSTVIPGLRYRDAHAAIEWLCSVLGFERRLVVPHGEDKIAHAQLTLGGGMVMLGSMRDDEHGHHVVASEPEGKLTQAAYIVVSDSDIEALYEHVQAKGARIVMELEEQPYGGSLFAVRDPEGQLWSIGSYDPWVEE; this is encoded by the coding sequence ATGCAGCAGAAAACACTCCGGTCTACCGTCATCCCCGGCCTGCGCTACCGTGATGCGCACGCTGCTATCGAGTGGCTGTGCAGCGTACTTGGTTTTGAGCGCCGCCTTGTGGTGCCGCATGGCGAGGACAAAATTGCCCATGCCCAGCTCACGCTGGGCGGCGGCATGGTCATGCTCGGTTCCATGCGGGACGACGAACACGGGCATCATGTGGTGGCCTCCGAACCCGAAGGAAAGCTCACCCAGGCGGCCTACATTGTGGTCAGCGACAGCGACATCGAGGCGCTCTACGAGCATGTGCAGGCAAAGGGGGCGCGTATTGTCATGGAACTGGAAGAGCAGCCCTATGGCGGGAGCCTCTTCGCCGTCCGCGATCCGGAAGGACAACTCTGGAGCATCGGGTCGTACGACCCGTGGGTGGAGGAGTAG